A window from Cryptomeria japonica chromosome 1, Sugi_1.0, whole genome shotgun sequence encodes these proteins:
- the LOC131056777 gene encoding uncharacterized protein LOC131056777 isoform X1, whose protein sequence is MSQVQSSGMGAKVQCENYFQVVFPNTNAGLDAGVNRSLIEAWPDCAGEETLKEKQFYSTLKQGTMAQCSENDFEILKHTMLKHEEVFRDQVHELHRLYQVQKLLMAELKKKDSNTSTLTCEPVQDGPFPMQVGSEPLESEEKSSFWGALGSSMTDKDGRDCRQNISGVDYMQNHRSSLFEKNLQLGLIPQGGNRTSRDIHNLQPSRARKWTFDLEQPADEYMDDEVANKNEEAKTLKREVKDVILEPGSLNYQSTTEPETEVQLTLKTGCEQGGRKNGRQNGAFIKLGIPEISKDKLEEHKQLRRPEEALFFPATSSRSDALSQEAVGRKMPVLSNQCFSRGPFNFDQEYKINAEWPSVSRTMSFQEQRESRYPWPKEGIYPGTVPQQLNSFFSLASAKGLDIDPSPTSKEGSLLCVSPKVITNSQKELHSTRPWRQACIPPETDSQKQNFDLQDKYLAQPYVNSASNVVNVKQKTSEPGMGTWYQNGNPVQHTHQQSQSTYNAGNPSIFGQSLCQTSPTIGFKTSQQQGAVLAFSASAPSSLAFPLHSLQECSRSVWATDFVGLSPAQGLEGLLDVDGKRGKEVDLTLGLSSGTMEDSRKDLHYCNATNKTEVAFINNNGQFEITNRHIHRDSMHLNGEVQRGQCFARNFIELPYTEMSSDKHLSEENGLEFSELLKSSSQGLLCRTGRGMVSTKQLADNLGEGGVSPSKKRISLVSDLLKDHDITNGDKGLKSDVLHVTEKGMHKSKNIFDFIDTTMNNSTAVLGTFGNSLDFRTGKNHSDKHWIVPTDPPKHEMKIETFKENINAVYGSCRGEELSANNSKQTFITENKFMPSTNKNVGEKLWEGTSLTLEFRVKGNGVEGSRQLEMEDRFALNNCSKARRVSTSGKTVPLTQDVSTGKFDKDGEKIIKFSPQFTISDINDGFEVTREGSSCTNNALLFDREKENDSEETFCCTTKKIVMTKDDTKKDVQSKEIDYAETSSGIHKANAQLPRHDRDLENCSRYTDVQRSSESNFESEVDTFQINATNGLSSSCSILENKRIGKSASRDSSINMDAANCLLKISSEKSSDRLGLDSLEFILASGVKSSLDWFADTVVSNADISVSTSVGHQEEADNPVSSSRSGSKAKRSEISEVSVPKENDCSPHASNALDFFESMTLMLEECNVDLDFKVYVSQEKESEKPSSPMNSMLKPPKRGKRRRDFQREILPSISSLSRQEITEDMQIIGGLIRSTGDAWHTGSTRRGSGKFSMTDDWFLPLTGRRSRNTSGFRANGGNMKRNNDCQTTRPCDQEVERLNTLSWTSSWGDTIRRRRMQRPRVSLPSLALNPV, encoded by the exons ATGTCACAAGTTCAATCCTCAG GTATGGGGGCAAAGGTACAGTGTGAAAATTACTTCCAAGTAGTTTTCCCAAATACAAATGCTGGGCTAGATGCAGGAGTAAACAGAAGTCTTATAGAGGCTTGGCCAGACTGTGCTGGGGAGGAAACATTGAAAGAGAAGCAATTTTACAGTACCCTCAAGCAAGGGACAATGGCACAATGTTCAGAAAATGATTTTGAGATATTGAAGCATACAATGCTTAAGCATGAAGAGGTATTTAGGGATCAG GTACATGAACTTCATCGTCTATATCAAGTTCAAAAGCTATTAATGGCTGAGCTTAAGAAGAAAGATTCCAACACATCAACTTTGACTTGTGAACCAGTGCAAGACGGACCATTTCCAATGCAGGTTGGATCAGAACCTCTGGAATCAGAGGAAAAGAGTAGTTTTTGGGGTGCCCTTGGCAGTTCAATGACAGACAAAGATGGCAGAGATTGTAGACAAAATATTTCAGGTGTAGACTATATGCAAAATCACAGATCTAGTTTGTTTGAGAAGAATCTGCAACTGGGATTGATCCCACAGGGGGGCAACAGGACTTCAAGAGACATTCACAATCTGCAGCCTAGCAGGGCTAGAAAGTGGACTTTTGATCTCGAACAACCTGCTGATGAATACATGGATGATGAAGTggccaacaaaaatgaggaagcAAAAACATTGAAAAGAGAAGTTAAAGATGTTATACTAGAACCTGGTTCACTAAATTACCAATCCACTACAGAGCCTGAAACTGAGGTTCAGTTGACTCTCAAAACTGGATGTGAACAGGGAGGAAGAAAAAATGGCAGGCAGAATGGGGCATTCATAAAACTGGGCATTCCAGAGATTAGTAAGGACAAGCTGGAGGAGCATAAACAACTAAGACGGCCTGAGGAAGCACTCTTTTTCCCTGCAACCTCTTCAAGGTCTGATGCTCTTAGCCAAGAAGCTGTTGGCAGAAAAATGCCAGTTCTATCAAACCAGTGTTTTTCAAGAGGGCCTTTTAACTTTGATCAGGAATATAAAATAAATGCAGAGTGGCCATCAGTTTCTAGAACTATGAGTTTCCAAGAGCAAAGAGAGAGTAGGTATCCTTGGCCAAAAGAAGGAATCTATCCTGGCACAGTTCCACAACAGCTGAATTCTTTCTTCTCCTTGGCATCCGCAAAAGGATTAGATATTGATCCCTCTCCAACTTCAAAGGAAGGATCTCTTCTTTGTGTTTCTCCGAAAGTCATTACCAACTCTCAAAAAGAATTGCATTCAACTAGACCTTGGAGACAAGCTTGCATCCCACCAGAGACAGACTCACAGAAGCAGAATTTTGATTTACAGGATAAATATCTTGCACAGCCATATGTTAACTCTGCCAGTAATGTAGTGAATGTTAAACAAAAAACTTCTGAGCCTGGCATGGGGACTTGGTATCAGAATGGTAACCCAGTGCAACATACACATCAGCAATCACAATCCACTTACAATGCTGGAAATCCATCAATTTTTGGGCAGTCTTTGTGCCAGACGAGCCCCACTATTGGATTTAAGACTAGTCAGCAACAAGGAGCTGTCCTTGCATTTTCTGCTTCTGCTCCTAGTTCATTGGCCTTTCCATTGCATAGCTTGCAGGAATGCTCGAGGTCAGTCTGGGCTACAGACTTTGTTGGATTATCACCAGCTCAAGGTTTGGAAGGTCTACTTGATGTTGATGGTAAGAGGGGAAAAGAAGTAGATCTAACACTTGGACTTTCAAGTGGGACAATGGAGGACTCCAGGAAGGATTTGCATTATTGTAATGCCACAAATAAAACAGAAGTAGCCTTTATTAACAATAATGGACAATTTGAAATAACTAACAGACACATACATCGAGACTCTATGCATCTAAATGGAGAGGTTCAAAGGGGTCAATGCTTTGCAAGAAACTTTATAGAGTTGCCATATACAGAGATGTCTAGTGATAAACATTTGTCAGAAGAAAATGGGTTGGAGTTTTCAGAGCTTCTTAAATCTTCATCTCAAGGATTGTTGTGCAGGACAGGGCGTGGCATGGTTTCAACAAAGCAGTTGGCAGATAATCTTGGGGAAGGAGGTGTTTCACCCAGTAAAAAGAGAATTTCTTTGGTTTCTGACTTACTGAAGGATCATGACATTACAAATGGAGATAAAGGCTTAAAGTCTGATGTTCTACATGTGACCGAAAAAGGGATGCACAAGTccaaaaatatttttgattttaTTGACACAACAATGAATAATTCTACTGCTGTTTTGGGAACATTTGGGAACAGCCTAGATTTTAGAACAGGTAAAAATCATTCAGATAAACACTGGATTGTTCCAACAGACCCCCCCAAGCATGAGATGAAAATAGAGACATTTAAAGAAAATATCAATGCTGTGTATGGATCGTGCAGGGGAGAAGAATTAAGTGCCAATAACAGCAAGCAAACATTTATCACAGAAAATAAGTTTATGCCCTCAACAAATAAAAATGTTGGTGAAAAGTTGTGGGAGGGAACTTCTCTTACCTTAGAATTTAGGGTTAAAGGCAATGGTGTGGAAGGCTCCAGGCAATTGGAGATGGAAGATAGATTTGCTTTAAATAATTGTAGTAAAGCTAGAAGAGTATCTACTTCTGGGAAAACAGTTCCTCTGACACAAGATGTTTCTACTGGAAAATTTGATAAAGATGGAGAAAAAATTATTAAGTTTTCTCCACAGTTTACCATTTCTGACATAAATGATGGTTTTGAGGTTACAAGGGAGGGTTCTTCCTGCACAAACAATGCATTGCTCTTTGACAGAGAGAAAGAAAATGACTCGGAAGAAACTTTCTGTTGCACAACcaaaaaaattgtcatgacaaagGATGATACCAAGAAGGATGTGCAGTCCAAGGAAATTGACTATGCTGAGACTTCATCTGGAATTCACAAGGCTAATGCACAGCTACCTCGGCATGACAGAGATTTAGAAAATTGCAGCCGATATACTGATGTGCAAAGAAGCAGTGAATCTAATTTTGAGTCAGAAGTGGATACTTTTCAAATAAATGCCACAAATGGTCTCTCCTCCAGTTGCTCTATTTTAGAAAATAAAAGGATAGGAAAGAGTGCATCAAGGGACTCTTCGATCAATATGGATGCAGCAAATTGTCTTTTGAAAATTTCATCAGAGAAAAGCTCAGACAGGTTGGGTCTGGATTCTCTTGAATTTATTTTAGCATCAGGTGTGAAAAGCTCATTAGATTGGTTTGCAGACACAGTTGTCTCAAATGCAGACATCTCGGTGTCTACTAGTGTAGGGCATCAAGAGGAAGCAGATAATCCAGTATCATCGTCAAGAAGTGGTAGTAAAGCAAAACGGTCTGAGATTTCTGAAGTTTCAGTCCCTAAAGAAAATGATTGTAGCCCTCATGCCTCCAATGCTCTTGACTTTTTTGAGTCCATGACTTTGATGCTTGAGGAATGTAATGTGGATCTGGATTTCAAGGTTTATGTATCACAGGAAAAAGAATCTGAAAAGCCATCTTCTCCAATGAATTCTATGTTAAAGCCACCTAAAAGGGGAAAGCGTAGAAGAGATTTCCAGAGAGAGATCCTTCCAAGTATTTCATCTCTTTCCAGGCAGGAAATTACAGAAGATATGCAAATCATTGGAGGGCTGATAAGGTCAACAGGTGATGCTTGGCATACTGGATCTACAAGAAGAGGTTCAGGAAAATTTTCCATGACAGATGACTGGTTTTTACCATTGACAGGACGTCGTTCCAGAAACACGAGTGGCTTCCGGGCAAATGGTggaaatatgaaaagaaataatgATTGCCAGACAACCAGGCCCTGTGATCAGGAAGTTGAAAGGCTTAATACACTTTCTTGGACTAGTTCTTGGGGTGATACAATACGGCGTAGGCGAATGCAACGTCCTCGTGTTTCATTGCCTTCACTTGCTTTGAATCCTGTTTAA
- the LOC131056777 gene encoding uncharacterized protein LOC131056777 isoform X2, whose amino-acid sequence MGAKVQCENYFQVVFPNTNAGLDAGVNRSLIEAWPDCAGEETLKEKQFYSTLKQGTMAQCSENDFEILKHTMLKHEEVFRDQVHELHRLYQVQKLLMAELKKKDSNTSTLTCEPVQDGPFPMQVGSEPLESEEKSSFWGALGSSMTDKDGRDCRQNISGVDYMQNHRSSLFEKNLQLGLIPQGGNRTSRDIHNLQPSRARKWTFDLEQPADEYMDDEVANKNEEAKTLKREVKDVILEPGSLNYQSTTEPETEVQLTLKTGCEQGGRKNGRQNGAFIKLGIPEISKDKLEEHKQLRRPEEALFFPATSSRSDALSQEAVGRKMPVLSNQCFSRGPFNFDQEYKINAEWPSVSRTMSFQEQRESRYPWPKEGIYPGTVPQQLNSFFSLASAKGLDIDPSPTSKEGSLLCVSPKVITNSQKELHSTRPWRQACIPPETDSQKQNFDLQDKYLAQPYVNSASNVVNVKQKTSEPGMGTWYQNGNPVQHTHQQSQSTYNAGNPSIFGQSLCQTSPTIGFKTSQQQGAVLAFSASAPSSLAFPLHSLQECSRSVWATDFVGLSPAQGLEGLLDVDGKRGKEVDLTLGLSSGTMEDSRKDLHYCNATNKTEVAFINNNGQFEITNRHIHRDSMHLNGEVQRGQCFARNFIELPYTEMSSDKHLSEENGLEFSELLKSSSQGLLCRTGRGMVSTKQLADNLGEGGVSPSKKRISLVSDLLKDHDITNGDKGLKSDVLHVTEKGMHKSKNIFDFIDTTMNNSTAVLGTFGNSLDFRTGKNHSDKHWIVPTDPPKHEMKIETFKENINAVYGSCRGEELSANNSKQTFITENKFMPSTNKNVGEKLWEGTSLTLEFRVKGNGVEGSRQLEMEDRFALNNCSKARRVSTSGKTVPLTQDVSTGKFDKDGEKIIKFSPQFTISDINDGFEVTREGSSCTNNALLFDREKENDSEETFCCTTKKIVMTKDDTKKDVQSKEIDYAETSSGIHKANAQLPRHDRDLENCSRYTDVQRSSESNFESEVDTFQINATNGLSSSCSILENKRIGKSASRDSSINMDAANCLLKISSEKSSDRLGLDSLEFILASGVKSSLDWFADTVVSNADISVSTSVGHQEEADNPVSSSRSGSKAKRSEISEVSVPKENDCSPHASNALDFFESMTLMLEECNVDLDFKVYVSQEKESEKPSSPMNSMLKPPKRGKRRRDFQREILPSISSLSRQEITEDMQIIGGLIRSTGDAWHTGSTRRGSGKFSMTDDWFLPLTGRRSRNTSGFRANGGNMKRNNDCQTTRPCDQEVERLNTLSWTSSWGDTIRRRRMQRPRVSLPSLALNPV is encoded by the exons ATGGGGGCAAAGGTACAGTGTGAAAATTACTTCCAAGTAGTTTTCCCAAATACAAATGCTGGGCTAGATGCAGGAGTAAACAGAAGTCTTATAGAGGCTTGGCCAGACTGTGCTGGGGAGGAAACATTGAAAGAGAAGCAATTTTACAGTACCCTCAAGCAAGGGACAATGGCACAATGTTCAGAAAATGATTTTGAGATATTGAAGCATACAATGCTTAAGCATGAAGAGGTATTTAGGGATCAG GTACATGAACTTCATCGTCTATATCAAGTTCAAAAGCTATTAATGGCTGAGCTTAAGAAGAAAGATTCCAACACATCAACTTTGACTTGTGAACCAGTGCAAGACGGACCATTTCCAATGCAGGTTGGATCAGAACCTCTGGAATCAGAGGAAAAGAGTAGTTTTTGGGGTGCCCTTGGCAGTTCAATGACAGACAAAGATGGCAGAGATTGTAGACAAAATATTTCAGGTGTAGACTATATGCAAAATCACAGATCTAGTTTGTTTGAGAAGAATCTGCAACTGGGATTGATCCCACAGGGGGGCAACAGGACTTCAAGAGACATTCACAATCTGCAGCCTAGCAGGGCTAGAAAGTGGACTTTTGATCTCGAACAACCTGCTGATGAATACATGGATGATGAAGTggccaacaaaaatgaggaagcAAAAACATTGAAAAGAGAAGTTAAAGATGTTATACTAGAACCTGGTTCACTAAATTACCAATCCACTACAGAGCCTGAAACTGAGGTTCAGTTGACTCTCAAAACTGGATGTGAACAGGGAGGAAGAAAAAATGGCAGGCAGAATGGGGCATTCATAAAACTGGGCATTCCAGAGATTAGTAAGGACAAGCTGGAGGAGCATAAACAACTAAGACGGCCTGAGGAAGCACTCTTTTTCCCTGCAACCTCTTCAAGGTCTGATGCTCTTAGCCAAGAAGCTGTTGGCAGAAAAATGCCAGTTCTATCAAACCAGTGTTTTTCAAGAGGGCCTTTTAACTTTGATCAGGAATATAAAATAAATGCAGAGTGGCCATCAGTTTCTAGAACTATGAGTTTCCAAGAGCAAAGAGAGAGTAGGTATCCTTGGCCAAAAGAAGGAATCTATCCTGGCACAGTTCCACAACAGCTGAATTCTTTCTTCTCCTTGGCATCCGCAAAAGGATTAGATATTGATCCCTCTCCAACTTCAAAGGAAGGATCTCTTCTTTGTGTTTCTCCGAAAGTCATTACCAACTCTCAAAAAGAATTGCATTCAACTAGACCTTGGAGACAAGCTTGCATCCCACCAGAGACAGACTCACAGAAGCAGAATTTTGATTTACAGGATAAATATCTTGCACAGCCATATGTTAACTCTGCCAGTAATGTAGTGAATGTTAAACAAAAAACTTCTGAGCCTGGCATGGGGACTTGGTATCAGAATGGTAACCCAGTGCAACATACACATCAGCAATCACAATCCACTTACAATGCTGGAAATCCATCAATTTTTGGGCAGTCTTTGTGCCAGACGAGCCCCACTATTGGATTTAAGACTAGTCAGCAACAAGGAGCTGTCCTTGCATTTTCTGCTTCTGCTCCTAGTTCATTGGCCTTTCCATTGCATAGCTTGCAGGAATGCTCGAGGTCAGTCTGGGCTACAGACTTTGTTGGATTATCACCAGCTCAAGGTTTGGAAGGTCTACTTGATGTTGATGGTAAGAGGGGAAAAGAAGTAGATCTAACACTTGGACTTTCAAGTGGGACAATGGAGGACTCCAGGAAGGATTTGCATTATTGTAATGCCACAAATAAAACAGAAGTAGCCTTTATTAACAATAATGGACAATTTGAAATAACTAACAGACACATACATCGAGACTCTATGCATCTAAATGGAGAGGTTCAAAGGGGTCAATGCTTTGCAAGAAACTTTATAGAGTTGCCATATACAGAGATGTCTAGTGATAAACATTTGTCAGAAGAAAATGGGTTGGAGTTTTCAGAGCTTCTTAAATCTTCATCTCAAGGATTGTTGTGCAGGACAGGGCGTGGCATGGTTTCAACAAAGCAGTTGGCAGATAATCTTGGGGAAGGAGGTGTTTCACCCAGTAAAAAGAGAATTTCTTTGGTTTCTGACTTACTGAAGGATCATGACATTACAAATGGAGATAAAGGCTTAAAGTCTGATGTTCTACATGTGACCGAAAAAGGGATGCACAAGTccaaaaatatttttgattttaTTGACACAACAATGAATAATTCTACTGCTGTTTTGGGAACATTTGGGAACAGCCTAGATTTTAGAACAGGTAAAAATCATTCAGATAAACACTGGATTGTTCCAACAGACCCCCCCAAGCATGAGATGAAAATAGAGACATTTAAAGAAAATATCAATGCTGTGTATGGATCGTGCAGGGGAGAAGAATTAAGTGCCAATAACAGCAAGCAAACATTTATCACAGAAAATAAGTTTATGCCCTCAACAAATAAAAATGTTGGTGAAAAGTTGTGGGAGGGAACTTCTCTTACCTTAGAATTTAGGGTTAAAGGCAATGGTGTGGAAGGCTCCAGGCAATTGGAGATGGAAGATAGATTTGCTTTAAATAATTGTAGTAAAGCTAGAAGAGTATCTACTTCTGGGAAAACAGTTCCTCTGACACAAGATGTTTCTACTGGAAAATTTGATAAAGATGGAGAAAAAATTATTAAGTTTTCTCCACAGTTTACCATTTCTGACATAAATGATGGTTTTGAGGTTACAAGGGAGGGTTCTTCCTGCACAAACAATGCATTGCTCTTTGACAGAGAGAAAGAAAATGACTCGGAAGAAACTTTCTGTTGCACAACcaaaaaaattgtcatgacaaagGATGATACCAAGAAGGATGTGCAGTCCAAGGAAATTGACTATGCTGAGACTTCATCTGGAATTCACAAGGCTAATGCACAGCTACCTCGGCATGACAGAGATTTAGAAAATTGCAGCCGATATACTGATGTGCAAAGAAGCAGTGAATCTAATTTTGAGTCAGAAGTGGATACTTTTCAAATAAATGCCACAAATGGTCTCTCCTCCAGTTGCTCTATTTTAGAAAATAAAAGGATAGGAAAGAGTGCATCAAGGGACTCTTCGATCAATATGGATGCAGCAAATTGTCTTTTGAAAATTTCATCAGAGAAAAGCTCAGACAGGTTGGGTCTGGATTCTCTTGAATTTATTTTAGCATCAGGTGTGAAAAGCTCATTAGATTGGTTTGCAGACACAGTTGTCTCAAATGCAGACATCTCGGTGTCTACTAGTGTAGGGCATCAAGAGGAAGCAGATAATCCAGTATCATCGTCAAGAAGTGGTAGTAAAGCAAAACGGTCTGAGATTTCTGAAGTTTCAGTCCCTAAAGAAAATGATTGTAGCCCTCATGCCTCCAATGCTCTTGACTTTTTTGAGTCCATGACTTTGATGCTTGAGGAATGTAATGTGGATCTGGATTTCAAGGTTTATGTATCACAGGAAAAAGAATCTGAAAAGCCATCTTCTCCAATGAATTCTATGTTAAAGCCACCTAAAAGGGGAAAGCGTAGAAGAGATTTCCAGAGAGAGATCCTTCCAAGTATTTCATCTCTTTCCAGGCAGGAAATTACAGAAGATATGCAAATCATTGGAGGGCTGATAAGGTCAACAGGTGATGCTTGGCATACTGGATCTACAAGAAGAGGTTCAGGAAAATTTTCCATGACAGATGACTGGTTTTTACCATTGACAGGACGTCGTTCCAGAAACACGAGTGGCTTCCGGGCAAATGGTggaaatatgaaaagaaataatgATTGCCAGACAACCAGGCCCTGTGATCAGGAAGTTGAAAGGCTTAATACACTTTCTTGGACTAGTTCTTGGGGTGATACAATACGGCGTAGGCGAATGCAACGTCCTCGTGTTTCATTGCCTTCACTTGCTTTGAATCCTGTTTAA